The sequence AAAAGGTTAACCACTTTTTATAGTCTTTTTTTTGGATAAAATAACGGCAAAATAGAACAAATCGTGTCTTTTAGGTTAATTTAAAATAATTTCTTTTTCTGAATATTTCCAGAACCCTTGCGTTATACGTGCGGTTTGCGATAAAATTTGGTAGTATAGTGAAAGAAATAAGATATGGCGAAAAAACCAGATATGAGGAAATATGTAAAAAAGCATTGCCACGCGCGTAGTAACAGCAAGGTATGCCAATTTTTGCACGTCAGATGGTGGATTTGAGAGGAGAGTGTAAGATGTCTCAGTTATTGGGAATTATTCAACGTTTACATGCAATGCAAGAAGATGAGTCGGCTGAAACACAAGCAAGACGTTTTGAAAAAAATGGTACGCCCGTGTGCGAAGTGAAGTTTTTTCAAGCTTCTAACTCATTTGAAGTAGAAATCTATGGCGACAATAGTAAATATCAATTCGATGATATTGATATGACTGCTATCGAAATTTTTGAAACGCTACAAGAAAACGAATAACATGGTGAAAATCGGTTAATCCGGTTATTTACTTAAGGGCTGTGAATTTTATCTTCACAGCTTTTTTTGTTTTCAAGCGCAAAATGAAAGAAATCAGACCAAATAGTATGGTAGAATAGGAGATGGAAAAGTTTCGTTTTATTTGGAAAAAGTTGAAAGAAACTTCGTAGAGCTTGAAAATAAAGGAAGAGGAAGATTCTAAATGATCTCAAATAGATTTGGGCAATTTATTGACAATGAACTAGCTGATTCAATGATTTCCGCTGAAAAGGTGGCTCATGTACAGCTTGGTAATAATTTAGAACATGCTTTACTTGTTTTAACTAAATGCGGTTATTCAGTTATTCCTGTGCTAGACTTTGAATTTAAACTCCATGGATTAATAAGTGCAGCAATGATCACGGATGCCATTCTTGGACTCGAACGTATTGAATTTGAACGGTTAGAGGATTTAAAAGTAGAAGATGTTATGCAGACCGATTTCCCAGTAATTAAAGATTTTAATAATAACGAGCGAATTGTTCACTTACTTGTGGATCATCCTTTTGTTTGCGTTGTAGATGCGGACCACCATTTTGAAGGAATAGTAACAAGACGTGTTGTTTTAAAACAAGTTAACCGTTATATCCATTTGCAGGTGGAGGAAAATAGATGATTGTAACAGAATATGAATTGCTTGTCTGTTTAGCTGAAGAACTTAATATGCGCAAAAGCGCGGAAAAACTTTTTTTAAGCCAACCCGCCTTATCGCAACGCTTACAAACAATTGAAAGTAGATGGAATACCAAAATTTTTATTCGTACACAAAAAGGGCTGTTGCTTACACCAGAAGGAGAAGCTATTGTTCGTCATGCATCTAGTGTCATTGAACGAGAACATACCATTCAAGAAAAACTGGAAGCAATGGAAGGTGTTGTCCGCGGAACGCTACGAATTGCTTGTGCAAGCGTAGTAGCGCAAATGTGGCTTCCTCGCGTTTTAAAAGCTTTTTCAAGAGCGTACCCGAATGTACAGATTTCACTTGTAACAGGATGGAGCAGTGAAGTGACGCAACAACTAGCCGCTGGAAATGTCCATATAGGTATTGTCCGAGGAAGTTCTACTTGGAAAAGTGTTCAAAAACCATTATTTAATGACAAATTAATTTTAGTAGATACGGAAATCACAAAGATTGAAGAAGTTTTTCAAACCAATCGACCATTTATCCAATTTCGCAGTGACTCGAATTATTATCAAGTTATTCAAGACTACTGGCAACGGAATTTCGGGAAAATGCCGCGTCAAGCGATGTTAATGGATCAGATGGAAACCTCTAGACAAATGGCTCTAAATGGTATTGGCTTTGCCATTTTGCCGGAAGTAACGATGTTAGGTTATCCAGATAAAATCAACAAAATTCCTTTAACAGAAAAAGATGGCTCGATTTTAAGTCGAGAAACAAATTTACTGACGTATGAACAATCACTCAGTTTACCACAAGTGAAGGCGTTTTTAGAAATAACAGATAAATTCCTTGAACAAGTTAAATAGCTATGGCAAAATAGAAAGCAGAACATATCGGAAGGGGACAAAAATTCATGGAACAAATGGATGCACACCAAATTATTTCTTTTATTCAAAATAGCAAGAAAGCAACACCTGTAAAAGTTTACCTTAAAGGGGACTTAGAAAAAATAGATTTCCCAAGTGATGTTAAAACTTTCATTACTGGAAATGCGGGAACTATTTTTGGAGAATGGGCAGTTGTTGAGCCATTATTAGAAGCAAATAAAGCGAATATTGAAGATTACGTTATCGAAAATGATCGTCGTAACTCAGCTATTCCTTTGTTAGATATGAAAAATATTAACGCGCGTATTGAGCCGGGCGCAGTTATTCGCGACCAAGTAACTATTGGCGATAATGCTGTAATTATGATGGGAGCAAGTATTAATATCGGTTCTGTTATCGGTGACGGTACGATGATTGATATGAATGTTGTTTTAGGCGGGCGTGCAACGGTTGGTAAAAATTGCCATATCGGAGCAGGTTCTGTGCTTGCTGGCGTAGTGGAACCACCATCCGCTCAACCAGTAATTGTAGAAGATAATGTAGTTGTTGGCGCGAATGTGGTTGTTTTAGAAGGCGTACGCATTGGTGAAGGTGCGGTTGTAGCAGCTGGCGCAATCGTTACAAAAGACGTAGCTCCTGGAACAGTTGTGGCTGGGATTCCTGCACGTGAACTTAAAAAATTAGATGCAAAAACAGCTTCTAAAACAGAAATCATGCAAGAACTTCGTCAACTTTAAAAATCAAAGGGAACTGTTTCGTCTGTTGGCGAAGCAGTCCTTTTTTAGAAGGAGAGAATTGCCGTGTTAAATGAATTTATTGCCATTCGACGTGAATTACACCAAATTCCTGAAACAGGTTATAAAGAGCTCAAAACTCAAGCTTATTTATTAGATTATATTAGCAAACTACCGAGTGAACATTTAGAAGTGAAAAAATGGCGCACGGGGATTTTAGTTTTAGTAAAAGGAACCAATCCTGAAAAAACTATCGGTTATCGTACCGATATTGATGCACTGCCCATTACAGAAGAAACTGGACTACCTTTTGCATCCAAACATCCTGGTAATATGCATGCTTGTGGGCACGATTTACATATGAGTATCGCGCTTGGTGTGTTAACACATTTTGCGAGTAAACCAGCCAAAGATAACTTACTTTTCGTATTTCAGCCTGCCGAAGAAGGACCAGGCGGTGCAAAACCAATCATGGAAAGCGCGGAATTTTCCGAGTGGCGACCAGACCGTATTTACGGACTTCATATCGCACCAGAGTACAAAGTTGGAGAAATTGCGATTAAGCCAGGTTTACTTTTTGCGAATACATCGGAACTTTTTATTTCGTTTAAAGGAAAAGGTGGCCATGCGGCGTATCCTCATTTGGCGAATGATATGGTTGTTGCGGCAAGTGCGTTTGTCGGACAAATGCAAACAATTATAAGCCGGAATATTGATCCAATGGATAGCGCGGTTATAACGATTGGACGGATTCATGGCGGCGAAATTCAAAATGTCATTGCGGAAACCGCTTATTTAGACGGAACCATTCGAACACTTTCCCCGAAAACCATGGAGATTGTTTGGACTCGTTTGAAACAACTGGCTAAAGGATGGGAAGAAGCCTACCAATGCGAAATTGAATTTCATCCTGGGTCAGATTATTACCAAGTTGACAACGATCCAGCTGAAACCGAAGAATTTATTCGCTTTTTGAAAGAACAATATCCAGAAAGTTATGTACCAGCTCGTTCAGCGATGACTGGAGAAGATTTTGGTTACTTTTTATCCGAAATTAAAGGGTTTATGTTTTGGTTAGGCGTAGACTCCGAGTACAGTTTACATCACGCGAAACTTAATCCAAAAGAAGAAGCTATTCCATTTGCAATTGATGTTTTAATCCATTTTTTGGAAAGTAAATAAAAAGACGTCAATTCGTTCTCTAAAGGAGCGAATTGGCGTCTTTTTAATTATTATTAGGTCCAAAAGTGCTAACAAAATTGAGTGGTAGTTCGATTTCGTTTTCTGCGAGTGCTTCACGAATATCTTTGAGTAGGTCACGTTGAACAGAATATTGCTCGCCGTTCACTGCTTTACCTACAACACGGATAATCATATTAGTTGCGTCAATGTTTTGCACACCTAATACGACAGGGGGCTCAACGATATTTTTATTTTCTTTTGCAGCTGCGTCACAAACCTCACCAATAATTTTAATTGCTTTTTCTGGATCCTCATGTGGACTAATTTGAATGTCCACCATCACACGCATATTACCGCGCGAATGATTACTAACGACCATAATTTGTCTGTTAGGAATGAAATGAAGTGTGCCATCAAAATCACGTACCTGTGTTGTTCTAAGTCCAAGTGCCTCTACTGTTCCATTAACTAGTCCAATGGTAATCGTATCACCAACATCGAGTTGCCGTTCTAGTAGAATAAAAAATCCAGTCACAACGTCACTAACAAGCCCTTGCGCACCAAAGGCAATGGCCAAACTAGCCACCCCAGCACTTGCAATAATCGCTGTAACATCCATAAAGTTCTGTAATAATAAAATCGCAAAAGTGAAGAATAAAACATAGCCGTAAAAATTAGAAATTAAGCTTTCTAATGTGTCCGCTCGCCCAACAGAAACTGCTTGTTGTTGCCGATATTTGCGGAAGAAACTACGAATAACTTTATTACCAACCACGCGAAAAATAAAATAAAGAACAACTAAAATGGCAATTTTTATTCCAACAGAAATAATATGGTTCCAAAATTGGTCCCAGTCAATAGAACTGAACCACTTTTTGAGTAAATTCATCTTTTGGTCCACATCCTTTGAAAGTTCTCCATCCATTTCATCTCCCCCTTCCTAATGAAATGTCCTTTTCTATTCTAACAAATTTTTTACAAAAATGCTGTTTTTAAAATAATTATCCCCAAAAAATGCGCTTTTTTCTTAAAAAATCCTCCTTTTTTGCAAAAAAAATTAAAAAACTGTTAGCCACTGTTGTTGTAAGATGGTGGCGCTTTCTTAAATGTTCAAAAATATGCAAACCAAACTGTATGATGTGAAACTAAGCCAGAACTTGTGTACAATGATAAATGTTATTGCTTTTTTTAAAGTGATATGGGCCGAATTTTTGCCTAGTAAATAATTCAATCTAAAAAAGAAAGGGGATTTTATTTTGAGCAAGATTAAAGTAGAAGAGCTAACGAAAATTTTTGGAAAAAAGGCTTCCAAAGCATCTTCTTTACTTTCTCAGGGGAAATCGAAAACAGATATTTTGAAAGAAGCAGGGGCGACTATTGGTGTTAATAAAGCATCTTTTAGCGTAGAAGAAGGAGAAATTTTCGTTATTATGGGGCTTTCTGGTAGTGGGAAGTCGACTTTGGTACGACTTTTAAACCGTCTAATTGAGCCTACGAGCGGAAAAATTTGGCTTGACGGAAAAGAACTATCTAGTCTAAATAAAAAAGAACTTTTGGAAGTCAGAAGAAAAAGCATGAGTATGGTCTTCCAAAACTTTGGTTTATTTCCGAATAGAACGATTAATCGTAACGTAGAATATGGGCTTGAAATTCAAGGAATGGACAAAGAAGAACGGGAGAAAAATGCAGCTGAATCGCTTGCACTTGTTGGTTTAGCTGGTTACGGCGATCAATATCCTTCGCAACTTTCTGGT comes from Listeria monocytogenes and encodes:
- a CDS encoding YkuJ family protein translates to MSQLLGIIQRLHAMQEDESAETQARRFEKNGTPVCEVKFFQASNSFEVEIYGDNSKYQFDDIDMTAIEIFETLQENE
- the cbpB gene encoding cyclic-di-AMP-binding protein CbpB, coding for MISNRFGQFIDNELADSMISAEKVAHVQLGNNLEHALLVLTKCGYSVIPVLDFEFKLHGLISAAMITDAILGLERIEFERLEDLKVEDVMQTDFPVIKDFNNNERIVHLLVDHPFVCVVDADHHFEGIVTRRVVLKQVNRYIHLQVEENR
- a CDS encoding LysR family transcriptional regulator, which gives rise to MIVTEYELLVCLAEELNMRKSAEKLFLSQPALSQRLQTIESRWNTKIFIRTQKGLLLTPEGEAIVRHASSVIEREHTIQEKLEAMEGVVRGTLRIACASVVAQMWLPRVLKAFSRAYPNVQISLVTGWSSEVTQQLAAGNVHIGIVRGSSTWKSVQKPLFNDKLILVDTEITKIEEVFQTNRPFIQFRSDSNYYQVIQDYWQRNFGKMPRQAMLMDQMETSRQMALNGIGFAILPEVTMLGYPDKINKIPLTEKDGSILSRETNLLTYEQSLSLPQVKAFLEITDKFLEQVK
- the dapD gene encoding 2,3,4,5-tetrahydropyridine-2,6-dicarboxylate N-acetyltransferase, with amino-acid sequence MEQMDAHQIISFIQNSKKATPVKVYLKGDLEKIDFPSDVKTFITGNAGTIFGEWAVVEPLLEANKANIEDYVIENDRRNSAIPLLDMKNINARIEPGAVIRDQVTIGDNAVIMMGASINIGSVIGDGTMIDMNVVLGGRATVGKNCHIGAGSVLAGVVEPPSAQPVIVEDNVVVGANVVVLEGVRIGEGAVVAAGAIVTKDVAPGTVVAGIPARELKKLDAKTASKTEIMQELRQL
- a CDS encoding N-acetyldiaminopimelate deacetylase, yielding MLNEFIAIRRELHQIPETGYKELKTQAYLLDYISKLPSEHLEVKKWRTGILVLVKGTNPEKTIGYRTDIDALPITEETGLPFASKHPGNMHACGHDLHMSIALGVLTHFASKPAKDNLLFVFQPAEEGPGGAKPIMESAEFSEWRPDRIYGLHIAPEYKVGEIAIKPGLLFANTSELFISFKGKGGHAAYPHLANDMVVAASAFVGQMQTIISRNIDPMDSAVITIGRIHGGEIQNVIAETAYLDGTIRTLSPKTMEIVWTRLKQLAKGWEEAYQCEIEFHPGSDYYQVDNDPAETEEFIRFLKEQYPESYVPARSAMTGEDFGYFLSEIKGFMFWLGVDSEYSLHHAKLNPKEEAIPFAIDVLIHFLESK
- a CDS encoding mechanosensitive ion channel family protein, which encodes MNLLKKWFSSIDWDQFWNHIISVGIKIAILVVLYFIFRVVGNKVIRSFFRKYRQQQAVSVGRADTLESLISNFYGYVLFFTFAILLLQNFMDVTAIIASAGVASLAIAFGAQGLVSDVVTGFFILLERQLDVGDTITIGLVNGTVEALGLRTTQVRDFDGTLHFIPNRQIMVVSNHSRGNMRVMVDIQISPHEDPEKAIKIIGEVCDAAAKENKNIVEPPVVLGVQNIDATNMIIRVVGKAVNGEQYSVQRDLLKDIREALAENEIELPLNFVSTFGPNNN